The DNA window ttattgagcgcactgttgtgaatagtcaataaccaccaaaaccgcagatcCGCCAACCCGCGCACCCGctgctctgaactctgcgggcaccAGTCACTACACTGAATGGTCGCCTTTGATCGGAGATGCCTAACGATCACGAGAGTGGATGGTTCAAATGTCTCATTCGGATCAAAGAGCCGTCCAAGGGGTGcgggtaaagagggtccctacggaatttcgagcattcCCTGtccatgcctcgtcagagcaacTAGCGATGGTGCGTAAACTAAAGGGATTCACTTTCGCTGACGCCTCAATAGCTgactaccgctaatcatacgctgcatcaccggctaggatgtAATTCACGGACTACTAAATTGCTTTGGAGAATTTGACACatccactgcaattttgtgatgtgaggtgtACTtttaatcgtaccagaagcaagagaaatcatcacgtgaaatatgagataggAATGtttctaatagcttcaaattacgtatataaaattttttgttaaaacggaatattccagctttcaaaagtaacggtaatgagaattatcgttatcccgtaactcccaagctttatcgtagcctaatttatttccggacagagggaccttctgtatctctgacttctttgAACTTACAGGAGgagaaagagttcaaatttgataagatttctagactttctgaaggtaatataaaaacaaactcactctctttctttattagaataCCAAACAAAATCCCATCTACTTCTATCTAACTGActatattattctttgactcaTTCGGTAACTTCGAcaactcacaccactcttcttcgcatatttccttgtaactgcgcagttctTTGCGTGTCTGTGGctagacggttgtctgcgtcttcatgaacgactgtaGTGTGACCTCatcgaggtatgttcgcgtatccgtcggagtatccactgggcacgttatgtctcggaggcattcgcagagaatccgccgggaccctctttaccgttcctcCCGTCCAAGATATGGTGCTAGTCTTCGCTTTATCGAGAGACATTTATTCGGCCGTGCGGTTCATTCAAGCGACTTTCAAACCAACGATTTAGATCCGTACGTCAAGATCTAACCCGATTTCAAAATTGACTCcatcgtgtttttgtgttctatgggtcACTAAGAGTGTCCAATGTTCATTGtccaaaaactttaaaatgaaCCGTGAGGATCTCTGGATAACGTGGGAACTCGCACCATATCTCGGAAGGTTCTTCTGACCTCAATGCGACATCCGAATCATTCGCTCTCTTGATCTATCAGATAGCAGTCACTACCGAGCTTCTTCTATCCAAAATGAGCACTTAGTGTACTGGTAACTTTAGTGCTTGAAGAAGGAGGCTTAGAGTTTGTGTGcttagttgtggagagatttGATCGTTAGATTGTGAACTTGATTGACTATTTCAGGCTCCGAAGAAGGCAATTTTGCTGACTTGCCGAGATGAATACGATTAATAACCCCGCGTACagtttattaaaaattaatacgtTATTCTACTAACTTTATTTGAAGcgcagtggtttttttttaaactcagaAATGCAAGCAAGAAGAATTATCGGGCAAGAAACCCATCGAAGTTATCATCATTACTCGTCTAATGACACGCACATGCATGAACTACAGTAAGGCTGAAACGACTTGAAGAATGCGTAGGCGGTTATAAACTGGCGCAGGAAGACCCTCACTCACCATTTCAGTCCAAGAATTCTGCAATAGTGGAGCAACAaacctttttcttctgcattgtAAATGTAATAGTCGTCAACTGGATatgttttttctagaattgttTATTAATTCAATCATCATGCTCTTGTTTTCAAGTTTGAAAAACCAAGATATTAgttaaaaacattaaaaacaacACGATGGATTATTGATATGAAATAGATCTTATTTTGTACTTACGACATGAATTCTAGAATGACATATACTTACCAATCAATCCGTAAGATTCATGGAGAAATATGAGCAACAAATGAATGGGTAGCAGCTAAAAGAACACAATactaaggctgcccgcagagttaaCAGCCGCGAGGGCTGCGCGGCCTGCGCAGCTGCGAACTCTGCGTGCAACCTAAGGCGCTCAGTCTATTCCTCTgttcgagtcaaaacgaactACAAacagcagttgcgtaagcgtctgcgcttgaagcggtgcgattAGAATCAAGGAGAATCACTTGCTAGCTACACTCACTTCTGCGGATCGAGTGCAGCTAGAGTTTGTCCCATCACGATCGTCACCGCTGGCTCCACTGTGCCTTTTCAAGCATATCTGCTTATGCAAGTACACAGGCATCAGGAAGTATTGACCCGACaatattttttacttcaaaattcaGATTCTTCTTCTTGCTGCATTTTCGTACATTAAGCCTCATTCGTGTATTCTTTACTAGAAGAGATGCGCCTCTCTACTATTTGATTAACTCTGAACACCGAGATTTCTACGCTTCCACTAGCTAAGTTCCTACGCAATTTTGTGAAGTGCAAATACTTGACGAATATTGAAATCTGTTCCAGTCCAAACATTAATTAGCCTTAGGTTAAGGAATATTAGTTTGAGACCTACCATTCTGCGAGAAGACATATAAAAGAATGGGTCCAAATTTGAATCATTGATCAGTGATACACCCATCCCATTATTTATCAACAGTCTGCATACGGATTCATTCATGAGGTGTTTGCCTTGTGTCAAAGGCGaaatgtcacgaaattgacgacatTAGGGTATCTGCGGGACGATATAGCAGAGTTCGGAGTCTATTGCGAGTATGAGTACGTTTAGTTCCTCCTAATCCTCCTCAAAGATTGCGTTTGTTTCTACTACGTGCGTGAAAACGCGCTACCGGATCAATTTCATACTCTACATGTATATCCTAGACTCAATGTCAACAGGGCGTCGTCGATTTTGTgaaacgctgcctttaagcggaaTTTAAAGCCGTTTAAGACacttttcctgatttttgtcAGAGAATTGGAATTGTTATAACCACTAACGTACCTCCTGTTTAAGGGAGCGGTGCTGTATTTTGCAATATTATCGCCGAAATCTTAAAGcagtaaatttgaaaaactttgCACGCAGCATCGGAAAAAGTTACACATTCATTTTTTGAGCTATGGTTACTTGCAACGATCTGATTATTACCAATACGCTGATAAAGTTGACGTCTTATAATAATGAAAGGGTCAGTCCTTGGCCTGACGTTTGCATGTTTTTTATTTACCTCGATTTCTGTTGTTCATTTGCACTTGCTCGTTTTGCTGTTCATGTAACGTGCGTTATTCTCATTATTCGCTTGTACGTTACTCTGTGCTTGTAAATTTATCAATAAacgtttaattacccaagtttttGAGGCAAATTTACGTGGCATACTCAAAAACAACTGAACCACTGCCTATTCATTTGGTGCATCGGTAAATACGAACAACCGAGCCAAGAAGCAAACGGACAAAACTACTACCGCGAACCAACAAGAAAAGGTGTGAACATCACAATATGTCATTGCATGCTCATAATTACCTCCTTATGCCGGTTGAACATAATTTTCTGAGCATCacctgttgaaaaaaaatattgcaatcCGACCAAGCCAAAAAAATGGCAACATCTCTCAAAACAAGTAAGAAAGTTTTGACTAGGCACTCCAATTCATTAACGCAACTTTTAACAAAGCATGCAGCATTGGAAAGCAACGTCAATCTACAGGATAGGGAAGCATGCAACGCAGCATTAAAACAAGTCCAGAATGCTACAGTGGACATTAAACCCCTTCAAGCAACCTTTGAAGAAGCTTTATACGCTTTCACAGACGCAGTGGACAAGATATCGGAACCCCTCACCAAAGAGGAAGAGGATAAAATGTCCGAGTACATTATTAGCGCAGAGGAACTTATCGCCAGTACTACTGACCTGCTTCGTAAGTTGGAAATTACCAGGGGTAGCCTAACGTCTCATAACCCTACATCTCCAACACGTATTGGATCATCCTTCACTAGGAGCACCTGCAGACAAGATAGAACTGCCAAGGATACCAATACCGGAGTTCAGCGACAAAAGCTGGCAATGGGATAGCTTCTGGGAGCTATGGTGCATTCTCCACCGctttcaaatttgcaaaaattcaactatCTTCTGGGAGAATCAAAAGGAGAAGTCCGTGAATCAGTTACTCGTTTTCAAATCACTTCTGAAAACTATCTGCTAGCAGTACAGTATTTGAAGGAGAGATACGGCAACTTCCAGAATATAATCACTGAACTACATCGACAGTTAAAGTATTGGAGTGCTAGGAGCCCATAATTAAAAGACCAGCGAAAACTGCATGATCAACTGTCGGGAATTACCACACAACTCGAAAGCAAAGGCGAACCTCTCGATAATCCATGGCTGCTATCAAAACTTCTTTCTAAATTTACAGAAAGGATTCAACGCAGCACGCCTAAAGAAAAGGTCTCTCTGCCCCAAGGAGAAATTGAACTGCAATTGCCAAAGAGGATAGAGCGTTCACAACTCCTAAGCAAAACTGCAAAGGAACCGGAGTTCCAAATCAAAAGACGGTCTCCCTTTTGTTTCTATTGCGATAGCAAGGAACATTGGTTCACAAGATGCAGGAAAATCGCGGCACCCAAAGCACGACTGGAACacttaaagaagaaaaaccattgCACTGGGTGCGGATCAAAGTCCCATATTTATGCTGATTGCGAAAGTAAGGGCTGTataaattgtggaaaaaagcaTCATACGTCTACATGCTTTAAGCCGTAGCAAGGTCCCGTTTCAGAtgcgaaaaaggaagaaaggaaaaagccGTCACATGCACGGGATAACTTCACAAGGTGCGAGGAGCAAAGCACACATGTTACGGAGGGCTCAATACGGAATGTCACAGCAATGAGAGTAGAAGATGTTTCCAACAAAACCAAGAGGACCAACAAGAGGAGATATTCTTTTTGACAGCAACCTTGAAGGCATCCAAGAACACAAGAACTCATTACGCTTTGTCAGCGGATTACTCTCTGGGTTCTCCATAGAAGAAAACGGCAACATCCGAATTTTGCAAGCATTAGCCATATGCAGCTTATTGCAAGGAGCTGTAGCATGCCAGGAGggaacatttttcaacatcGCCTGCGAAACTGTCGAACCACAACAGGAAAAAGCACCTGTAAAGTAGAAGTAGCCTCAAAGGTAAAGATGAACCCCTTCAAAAAGGACGTGTGCATAAGTTTCCAGAGAAACAACTCCATCGCACTAAGAACGCGAACGCGAAGGACTGAGACTAATCTGCGACCGCATACCGGTAACATATACCCGTAATGTGGTGCAAAAAATTATCGACAGTAAAAGGTGCCCACACATGGGATCATGTAATGGGAACAAGAGTGCTGACATCAACACGACGAGCATATTGCCTGAGTTAGCCACTCTTTCCCTGGGATTACTGGCTGCATGGAATCATGCGGTGGCCGAGGATGCGACTGTTTCTATCTAAGTTCCGGGTGTTTGTTCTACAGGATATACGCAGTACCAAGAGATGATAACGTATACGAACTCTTCAAATGCATacgttggaaagaagaagtgaaactcCGTCTTGAGATCAGCACAGGCTCTACACTTCGCTCCTACGCATTTGGACTCCACCCGAACATCCTAACCAAATCCAAAGCATGGATGTAACATTAAGCGTACTCGCAACTCTACCATTGCCGGCCTTGGAACAAGTTTTCATTGCCTCGACAAACCAAACAGCGATATGTAATAAAAAGACATATCCATTACTTAGCTGTCCCACACGCGCGCATGCAAAGACATTACGATGTCATTTAAGAGATCGTTGTGATTGCGTGGCTGCCGAGTCTAAAGTAAGGTGCTTCTGTAACGAAGACAGGGTCGGAACAACGTTCTTCGACATCATCAAAGTACTCCCAATTACATATCAACAAATGCGACACATCCACTACATGGAGTCATCGCAAGAGCAGATGAAGATATATCCGCCGAGATAATCTTGAACTTGAAAGAAACCATCGACGATTTCATCACTGAAATCAGAGACGACTTCTGTACCATTGAAAACACGTATCTCAACGGACCTTATCAGTGCAGAAAAGGAGCAACTGCTACGTAACATGCAAATCTACATTCAACAACATCCGCTGAAGTTGAGTGTGGGCATGACAGCTTTACTATTCCCTGTTCTCCTTCGGGCACATAATCTAAAATTGGATTCCTATTCCAGTCCGCTCGAATCCAAATTCAATGTTT is part of the Necator americanus strain Aroian chromosome V, whole genome shotgun sequence genome and encodes:
- a CDS encoding hypothetical protein (NECATOR_CHRV.G20354.T1); amino-acid sequence: MATSLKTSKKVLTRHSNSLTQLLTKHAALESNVNLQDREACNAALKQVQNATVDIKPLQATFEEALYAFTDAVDKISEPLTKEEEDKMSEYIISAEELIASTTDLLRKLEITRGSLTSHNPTSPTRIGSSFTRSTCRQDRTAKDTNTGVQRQKLAMG